In the genome of Angustibacter sp. Root456, one region contains:
- a CDS encoding SRPBCC family protein, protein MADRTESSTVVEAAPVDVLALIADFDAYPEWTGAVKSAEVLARGAGGRAKQVRFELDAGAIKDTYVLEYAWKVAKVGTGTVSWWLVEAENVLKALDGSYTLSGEPGGPTTVTYQLAVDVRIPMLGMLKRKAEKGIISTALQELKKRAEG, encoded by the coding sequence ATGGCTGACCGCACCGAGTCGAGCACGGTCGTCGAGGCGGCTCCGGTCGACGTCCTCGCCCTCATCGCGGACTTCGACGCCTACCCCGAGTGGACCGGCGCCGTGAAGTCCGCCGAGGTGCTCGCGCGCGGTGCGGGTGGCCGGGCCAAGCAGGTGCGGTTCGAGCTCGACGCCGGCGCCATCAAGGACACCTACGTCCTGGAGTACGCCTGGAAGGTCGCCAAGGTCGGCACCGGCACCGTCAGCTGGTGGCTGGTCGAGGCCGAGAACGTCCTCAAGGCGCTCGACGGCAGCTACACCCTGTCCGGCGAGCCGGGTGGCCCGACGACGGTGACGTACCAGCTCGCCGTCGACGTGCGCATCCCGATGCTCGGCATGCTCAAGCGCAAGGCTGAGAAGGGCATCATCTCGACCGCCCTGCAGGAGCTGAAGAAGCGGGCCGAGGGCTGA
- a CDS encoding ROK family glucokinase — protein MGLTIGVDIGGTKIAAGVVDEKGTLLATTRRETQASDPDAIEREVTDAVAELRRDHDVEAVGVAAAGFVDAHRGIVLFAPNLAWREEPLRDELAARIDLPVVVENDANAAAWGEFTFGTARDVDDAVLVTVGTGLGGGIVVDGRLLRGHVGVGGELGHLRVVPDGIRCGCGNRGCWEQYASGSALEREGRDLVASGSVYAARLIELCDGDPARLRGQMITAAAAEGDAAAVELLADLGRWLGEGMASVAAVLDPALFVVGGGVVEAGDLLIEPARAALGRQLTGRSHRPPIEVEAATLGNAAGMIGAADLARTRS, from the coding sequence ATGGGTCTGACGATCGGCGTCGACATCGGCGGCACGAAGATCGCCGCTGGCGTGGTCGACGAGAAGGGGACGCTGCTCGCGACGACGCGGCGCGAGACCCAGGCGTCCGACCCCGACGCGATCGAGCGCGAGGTGACCGACGCCGTCGCCGAGCTGCGCCGCGATCACGACGTCGAGGCGGTGGGTGTCGCGGCGGCGGGCTTCGTCGACGCCCACCGCGGCATCGTGCTCTTCGCACCCAACCTGGCCTGGCGCGAGGAGCCACTGCGCGACGAGCTGGCCGCGCGCATCGATCTGCCCGTGGTGGTCGAGAACGACGCCAACGCCGCCGCGTGGGGCGAGTTCACCTTCGGCACGGCCCGCGACGTCGACGACGCCGTGCTGGTCACCGTCGGCACGGGGCTCGGCGGAGGCATCGTCGTCGACGGCCGGCTGCTGCGCGGCCACGTGGGCGTCGGCGGCGAGCTGGGGCACCTGCGGGTCGTGCCCGACGGCATCCGGTGCGGCTGCGGCAACCGCGGCTGCTGGGAGCAGTACGCGAGCGGTTCGGCGCTCGAGCGCGAGGGGCGCGACCTGGTGGCCTCCGGCAGCGTCTACGCGGCCCGGCTCATCGAGTTGTGCGACGGCGACCCGGCCCGGCTGCGCGGGCAGATGATCACCGCCGCGGCGGCCGAGGGGGACGCGGCCGCGGTCGAGCTGCTGGCCGACCTCGGTCGGTGGCTCGGCGAGGGCATGGCATCGGTGGCCGCGGTGCTCGACCCGGCGCTGTTCGTCGTCGGCGGCGGCGTCGTCGAGGCCGGCGACCTGCTGATCGAGCCGGCGCGCGCGGCGCTGGGCCGTCAGCTCACCGGACGCTCGCACCGGCCACCCATCGAGGTGGAGGCGGCCACGCTGGGCAACGCGGCCGGCATGATCGGTGCGGCCGACCTGGCGCGCACGCGGTCGTGA
- a CDS encoding TIGR00300 family protein, translating to MAASETVEITGHLLDSGVLSRCVDDVRSLGGDYVIERFDVGKDHHDESYARIRLTADDEQLLDSIVMRLNTYGINLAHPGDPTLREVSADGVFPADFYSTTNLDTQVRLDGRWVDVAQPEMDCGLLVTGDPGSRRVRTVPVSDVRTGDLVVCGASGVRVIQPTPDFPDDGQVFEFMNSEVSSEKPQALLVRQIAQEMRTVKESGRNVLWVAGPAVIHTGAAPAMVALVEAGFVDVLFGGNAIATHDIESALYGTSLGVDLSKGRGVEHGHEHHIRAINQIRAAGSIGAAVESGVLTSGVMHALVRAGKPFVLVGSVRDDGPLPDVVTDVIVGQRRMREALDGVGFAIMVATMLHSVATGNLLPASVPLVCVDINPATVTKLADRGSSQARGVVTDIGLFLEQLAGELNPGWRERAPH from the coding sequence GTGGCTGCTTCGGAGACCGTGGAGATCACTGGGCACCTGCTCGACAGCGGCGTGCTGTCGCGGTGCGTCGACGACGTCCGCTCGCTCGGCGGCGACTACGTCATCGAGCGGTTCGACGTCGGCAAGGACCACCACGACGAGTCGTACGCGCGGATCAGGCTGACCGCCGACGACGAGCAGCTGCTCGACTCGATCGTCATGCGGCTCAACACCTACGGCATCAACCTGGCCCACCCGGGCGATCCGACGCTGCGCGAGGTGAGCGCGGACGGCGTGTTCCCCGCCGACTTCTACTCCACCACCAACCTCGACACCCAGGTGCGCCTCGACGGCCGCTGGGTCGACGTCGCCCAGCCCGAGATGGACTGCGGCCTGCTCGTCACGGGCGATCCCGGCTCGCGGCGCGTGCGCACGGTGCCGGTGAGCGACGTGCGCACCGGTGACCTCGTCGTGTGCGGAGCATCCGGCGTGCGCGTGATCCAGCCGACACCGGATTTCCCCGACGACGGCCAGGTGTTCGAGTTCATGAACTCCGAGGTCTCCAGCGAGAAGCCGCAGGCGCTGCTCGTGCGCCAGATCGCTCAGGAGATGCGGACGGTCAAGGAGTCGGGCCGCAACGTGCTGTGGGTCGCCGGGCCGGCCGTGATCCACACCGGCGCCGCTCCGGCGATGGTCGCGCTGGTCGAGGCCGGATTCGTCGACGTCCTGTTCGGCGGCAACGCGATCGCGACGCACGACATCGAGTCCGCCCTCTACGGCACCTCGCTCGGCGTCGACCTGTCGAAGGGCCGCGGCGTCGAGCACGGTCACGAGCACCACATCCGCGCGATCAACCAGATCCGCGCCGCGGGGTCGATCGGCGCCGCGGTGGAGTCCGGGGTGCTCACCTCCGGCGTGATGCACGCGCTGGTGCGCGCCGGCAAGCCGTTCGTGCTCGTCGGTTCGGTGCGCGACGACGGCCCGCTGCCGGACGTCGTCACCGACGTCATCGTGGGTCAGCGGCGCATGCGTGAGGCCCTCGACGGCGTCGGCTTCGCGATCATGGTCGCGACCATGCTGCACTCGGTGGCGACCGGCAACCTGCTGCCGGCCTCGGTGCCGCTGGTGTGCGTCGACATCAACCCCGCCACCGTGACCAAGCTGGCCGACCGCGGGTCGTCGCAGGCGCGCGGCGTGGTGACCGACATCGGGTTGTTCCTCGAGCAGCTGGCCGGTGAGCTCAACCCTGGATGGCGCGAACGCGCCCCCCACTGA
- a CDS encoding ROK family glucokinase — protein sequence MNEPARAVWSRPAIGIDIGGTKVAGGLVDVDGRVLHRARRETPHRSQSPQVVEDTIAEVIEELRGHRQAIAVGIGAAGFVDATQSSVLFAPHLSWRHEPLRDAMRRRVGLPVVVENDANASLWAEARFGAGQGEPIIVGVNLGTGIGGGVLVDGRLFRGSFGVAGEFGHLQVVPGGHRCECGNRGCWEQYASGNALVREARELAAARSPVAHGLLDRVDGDPARITGPLVTAAAKDGDPAAGELFDDVGRWLGVGLANLAAAFDPALFVIGGGVSEAGELLLAPAREAFRRQLTGRGFRPEARIVRAELGNDAGLIGAADLARDHSRLFRRRRRPRRTRPRG from the coding sequence GTGAACGAGCCGGCGCGCGCGGTCTGGTCGCGGCCGGCGATCGGGATCGACATCGGCGGCACGAAGGTGGCGGGTGGGCTGGTCGACGTCGACGGCCGCGTGCTGCACCGCGCGCGCCGCGAGACCCCGCACCGCAGCCAGAGCCCGCAGGTGGTCGAGGACACCATCGCGGAGGTGATCGAGGAGCTGCGCGGTCACCGGCAGGCCATCGCCGTCGGCATCGGTGCCGCGGGCTTCGTCGACGCGACGCAGTCGTCGGTGCTGTTCGCGCCGCACCTGTCGTGGCGCCATGAGCCGCTGCGGGACGCCATGCGCCGGCGCGTGGGCCTGCCCGTGGTCGTCGAGAACGACGCCAACGCGTCCCTGTGGGCCGAGGCGCGCTTTGGTGCCGGGCAGGGCGAGCCGATCATCGTGGGGGTCAACCTCGGCACCGGCATCGGTGGTGGCGTGCTCGTCGACGGTCGGCTGTTCCGCGGCAGCTTCGGCGTCGCGGGGGAGTTCGGGCACCTGCAGGTCGTGCCGGGCGGCCACCGCTGCGAGTGCGGCAACCGGGGGTGCTGGGAGCAGTACGCCAGCGGCAACGCGTTGGTGCGCGAGGCGCGCGAGCTCGCGGCAGCGCGCTCGCCAGTGGCCCACGGGCTGCTCGACCGCGTCGACGGCGATCCGGCTCGCATCACCGGGCCGCTGGTCACCGCCGCCGCCAAGGACGGCGACCCGGCGGCCGGCGAGCTGTTCGACGACGTCGGCCGCTGGCTGGGTGTCGGCCTGGCGAACCTCGCGGCCGCGTTCGATCCGGCGCTGTTCGTCATCGGTGGTGGCGTGTCGGAGGCGGGCGAGCTGCTGCTGGCGCCGGCCCGCGAGGCCTTCCGGCGTCAGCTGACCGGTCGTGGCTTTCGGCCCGAGGCGCGGATCGTGCGCGCCGAGCTCGGCAACGACGCCGGCCTGATCGGGGCGGCCGACCTCGCGCGCGACCACTCGCGGCTGTTCCGGCGGCGGCGTCGTCCCCGCCGCACACGACCGCGTGGCTGA
- a CDS encoding alpha/beta fold hydrolase, producing the protein MPVMPGAEPFAHDGGDTGVLLCHGFTGTPQSLRPWASALAAAGHTVRLPRLPGHGTSWPEMNRTEWPDWFAEVDRALTELVGRCDRVFVGGLSMGGALALRLAQTRPADVTGLMLVNPAVTLGDPRLKALPVLKHLVPSLAGIASDIAASGSTELAYDRTPLKALHSFVRAMREVARDLPQVTQPLLLMHSPQDHVVPVASSELVLARVSSKDVTELLLERSFHVATLDHDADLIERESLAFVQRLTG; encoded by the coding sequence GTGCCCGTGATGCCCGGCGCCGAGCCGTTCGCCCACGACGGTGGTGACACCGGCGTGCTGCTGTGCCACGGGTTCACCGGCACTCCGCAGAGTCTGCGGCCCTGGGCGAGCGCGCTCGCCGCGGCCGGCCACACCGTGCGACTGCCCCGGCTGCCCGGTCACGGCACGAGCTGGCCGGAGATGAACCGCACCGAGTGGCCGGACTGGTTCGCCGAGGTCGACCGGGCGCTCACCGAGCTCGTCGGCCGGTGCGACCGCGTGTTCGTGGGAGGCCTGTCGATGGGCGGCGCCCTCGCCCTGCGCCTCGCCCAGACCCGGCCCGCCGACGTCACCGGCCTGATGCTGGTCAACCCCGCCGTCACGCTGGGCGACCCCCGACTCAAGGCGCTGCCGGTGCTCAAGCACCTCGTGCCCTCGCTCGCGGGCATCGCCAGCGACATCGCCGCGTCGGGTAGCACCGAGCTGGCCTACGACCGCACCCCCCTCAAGGCGCTGCACTCGTTCGTGCGCGCCATGCGCGAGGTCGCCCGCGACCTGCCGCAGGTGACCCAGCCGCTGCTGCTCATGCACTCACCGCAGGACCACGTCGTGCCGGTCGCCAGCTCCGAGCTCGTGCTGGCCCGGGTGTCGAGCAAGGACGTCACCGAGCTGCTGCTCGAGCGCAGCTTCCACGTCGCGACCCTGGACCACGACGCGGACCTCATCGAGCGCGAGAGCCTCGCCTTCGTCCAGCGGCTGACAGGCTGA
- a CDS encoding polyketide cyclase / dehydrase and lipid transport, producing MPAIDLVDDTFVVAAPERLAEVVADPERWRGWWPDLQLTTTRDRGVKGRQWRVRGALVGTAEVWLEPWRDGVIVHCYLRCEIPGAGGATTAARAVDRERRRRAQAWKRVVHALKDALEVKDQAVAADVHRDRPQQTEESLAR from the coding sequence GTGCCCGCCATCGACCTCGTCGACGACACCTTCGTCGTGGCCGCTCCCGAGCGGCTGGCCGAGGTGGTGGCCGACCCCGAGCGGTGGCGGGGGTGGTGGCCCGACCTGCAGCTGACGACGACGCGCGACCGCGGGGTCAAGGGCCGGCAGTGGCGGGTGCGGGGCGCGCTCGTCGGCACGGCCGAGGTGTGGCTCGAACCGTGGCGTGACGGCGTGATCGTCCACTGCTACCTGCGGTGCGAGATCCCCGGTGCGGGTGGGGCGACCACGGCCGCACGAGCGGTCGACCGCGAGCGGCGGCGGCGTGCCCAGGCCTGGAAGCGCGTCGTGCACGCCCTCAAGGACGCGCTGGAGGTCAAGGACCAGGCCGTTGCTGCCGACGTGCACCGCGACCGCCCTCAGCAGACAGAGGAGAGCCTGGCCCGATGA
- a CDS encoding 1-acyl-sn-glycerol-3-phosphate acyltransferase, with the protein MFYWVMKTIVLGPLLRLIFRPWVTGVDNVPTEGGAILASNHLSFSDSIFLPLLLDRKVTFLAKADYFTGRGAKGRATALFFKLADQLPVDRSGGRASEAALRTGLKVLRRGDLLGIYPEGTRSPDGRLYRGKTGVARMALEGGVPVIPVVMVGTDKAQPIGRKLPRITRIGVRIGKPLDFSRYEGLEGDRFVLRSITDEIMYELMQLGGQEYVDVYAASMKERLAAAKRGKTVSLPGDPEDEDDAPQDLEAPLDAGVDTDVAADSTHDVGEPTDAVADLGEAGDQAGVDRSQVDPK; encoded by the coding sequence GTGTTCTACTGGGTGATGAAGACGATCGTGCTGGGTCCGCTGCTCCGGCTGATCTTCCGGCCGTGGGTCACCGGGGTCGACAACGTGCCCACCGAGGGCGGCGCGATCCTCGCGAGCAACCACCTGTCGTTCTCCGACTCGATCTTCCTGCCGCTGCTGCTCGACCGGAAGGTCACGTTCCTCGCCAAGGCCGACTACTTCACCGGCCGGGGCGCGAAGGGCCGGGCGACGGCGCTGTTCTTCAAGCTCGCCGACCAGCTGCCGGTCGACCGCTCGGGCGGCCGGGCCAGCGAGGCCGCGCTGCGCACCGGGTTGAAGGTGCTGCGCAGGGGTGACCTGCTGGGCATCTACCCCGAGGGCACCCGCTCGCCCGACGGGCGGCTCTACCGGGGCAAGACCGGCGTGGCCCGCATGGCGCTCGAGGGTGGGGTCCCCGTGATCCCCGTCGTGATGGTGGGCACCGACAAGGCGCAGCCGATCGGCCGCAAGCTTCCGCGCATCACCCGAATCGGCGTGCGCATCGGCAAGCCGCTGGACTTCTCCCGCTACGAGGGTCTCGAGGGCGACCGTTTCGTGCTGCGCTCGATCACCGACGAGATCATGTACGAGCTGATGCAGCTGGGCGGCCAGGAGTACGTCGACGTCTACGCGGCATCGATGAAGGAGCGGCTCGCGGCGGCCAAGCGCGGTAAGACCGTGTCGCTGCCCGGCGACCCCGAGGACGAGGACGACGCCCCGCAGGACCTCGAGGCGCCGCTCGACGCCGGGGTCGACACCGACGTCGCGGCTGACAGCACGCACGACGTCGGCGAGCCCACGGACGCCGTCGCCGACCTCGGTGAGGCTGGCGACCAGGCCGGCGTCGACCGCAGCCAAGTCGACCCCAAGTAG
- a CDS encoding FAD-binding oxidoreductase: protein MTITPTPAESIAGSIAESIADLRRAVTGDVLVAGDDGYEQHSQGFNLALVQRPAVVVVAADTEDVARAVRFAADHELPLAVQATGHGTARVADGALLLVTSRLTGVQIDPQARTARIEAGAKFAAVLPAAQEHGLTPLLGSTTDVGAVGYTLGGGFGWLGRRYGLCSDSARSFELVTATGEVLVACAEENPEVFWALKGGGAGALGVVTSMVLELYPVTEVYAGNLLYPAFMARDVLRRYRDWVDGADERLTSSVVLMNFPPIDDVPEPLRGQSFVMVRGCWSGDLEEGAALVDEWRAWRPPVMDLFGPLPFSAADSISQDPVDPLPAMVTTECFDTLSDAAIDVLVQAAVPPPGRAPLLVFAEVRQMGGAVRAGAAQAANDLARQAEFVLEMVGMPVNAHVGLALEAHLRHTRAALAPHVTGATYLNFTEGQEKQERTASAFSAAHLARLQAVKAALDPHDRFSHGLYLRG from the coding sequence ATGACCATCACCCCCACCCCCGCCGAGTCGATCGCCGGGTCGATCGCCGAGTCGATCGCCGACCTGCGTCGCGCCGTCACCGGCGACGTCCTCGTGGCGGGGGACGACGGCTACGAGCAGCACAGCCAGGGCTTCAACCTGGCCCTCGTGCAGCGCCCGGCCGTGGTCGTCGTGGCGGCCGACACCGAGGACGTCGCACGCGCCGTCCGCTTCGCCGCCGACCACGAGCTGCCGCTGGCCGTGCAGGCCACCGGGCACGGCACGGCCCGGGTGGCCGACGGCGCGCTGCTGCTGGTCACCAGCCGGCTCACCGGCGTCCAGATCGACCCGCAGGCCCGCACCGCCCGCATCGAGGCCGGCGCCAAGTTCGCCGCCGTCCTGCCCGCCGCGCAGGAGCACGGCCTCACGCCGCTGCTCGGTTCGACGACGGACGTCGGCGCGGTCGGCTACACCCTCGGCGGGGGTTTCGGCTGGCTGGGCCGCCGCTACGGACTGTGCTCCGACAGCGCCCGCTCCTTCGAGCTGGTCACCGCCACCGGCGAGGTGCTGGTGGCCTGCGCCGAGGAGAACCCCGAGGTCTTCTGGGCCCTCAAGGGTGGTGGCGCCGGTGCGCTGGGCGTCGTGACGAGCATGGTGCTCGAGCTCTACCCGGTGACCGAGGTGTACGCCGGCAACCTGCTGTACCCGGCCTTCATGGCTCGCGACGTGCTGCGCCGCTACCGCGACTGGGTCGACGGAGCCGACGAGCGCCTCACGTCGTCGGTGGTGCTGATGAACTTCCCCCCGATCGACGACGTCCCGGAGCCGCTGCGCGGGCAGTCGTTCGTCATGGTGCGGGGCTGCTGGAGCGGCGACCTCGAGGAGGGCGCGGCGCTCGTGGACGAGTGGCGCGCCTGGCGCCCGCCGGTGATGGACCTCTTCGGGCCTCTGCCGTTCAGCGCTGCCGACAGCATCAGCCAGGACCCGGTCGACCCCCTGCCGGCGATGGTCACGACCGAGTGCTTCGACACGCTCTCGGACGCGGCGATCGACGTCCTCGTGCAGGCCGCGGTGCCTCCGCCCGGCCGAGCCCCGCTGCTGGTCTTCGCCGAGGTCCGCCAGATGGGGGGCGCCGTCCGAGCCGGTGCGGCCCAGGCGGCGAATGACCTCGCCCGCCAGGCGGAGTTCGTGCTGGAGATGGTCGGGATGCCGGTGAACGCGCACGTGGGGCTGGCGCTGGAGGCTCACCTGCGACACACGCGCGCGGCCCTCGCCCCGCACGTCACGGGCGCGACGTACCTCAACTTCACCGAAGGCCAGGAGAAGCAGGAGCGCACCGCGAGCGCGTTCAGCGCGGCGCACCTGGCCCGCCTGCAGGCGGTCAAGGCCGCACTCGACCCGCACGACCGCTTCAGCCACGGCTTGTACCTGAGGGGCTGA
- a CDS encoding endonuclease/exonuclease/phosphatase family protein has translation MAERAPDRRAVVRVVTYNVRDLLDDRDAVAHVVRACRPDVLCLQEAPRRPLTAHRLRRLARESALRWVSGGRASGGTAVLVHPRLDVVEAAAHRLPVTGWLTRRRGVAAATVATADGARLTVVSVHLSLRAEERVRHVGRVLERWAAQPGPLVVAGDLNELPGGPSWTALGAQLHDVAATGAATFPARRPRSRIDAVFVGPGVEVVGVHVAGASEGLDADVLTAASDHRPVVVDLRLSGGRVRAIQG, from the coding sequence GTGGCTGAGCGGGCGCCGGATCGTCGCGCCGTCGTCCGGGTCGTCACCTACAACGTGCGCGACCTGCTCGACGACCGCGACGCCGTCGCCCACGTGGTGCGCGCGTGCCGCCCGGACGTCCTGTGCCTGCAGGAGGCGCCGCGCCGGCCGCTCACGGCGCACCGGCTGCGCCGGCTGGCGCGCGAGAGCGCGCTGCGCTGGGTCAGTGGCGGCCGGGCCAGCGGCGGCACCGCCGTGCTCGTGCACCCGCGGCTGGACGTCGTCGAGGCCGCGGCGCACCGCCTGCCGGTGACGGGGTGGCTGACGCGGCGGCGCGGCGTCGCGGCCGCGACGGTGGCCACCGCGGACGGCGCCCGGCTGACCGTGGTGTCGGTGCACCTGTCGCTGCGGGCCGAGGAGCGGGTGCGTCACGTCGGCAGGGTGCTCGAGCGCTGGGCGGCGCAGCCCGGGCCGCTCGTGGTCGCCGGTGATCTCAACGAGCTACCGGGCGGCCCCTCGTGGACGGCGCTGGGCGCCCAGCTGCACGACGTGGCCGCGACGGGCGCCGCGACCTTCCCGGCGCGGCGTCCGCGCAGCCGCATCGACGCGGTCTTCGTCGGGCCGGGAGTCGAGGTGGTCGGCGTCCACGTGGCCGGGGCCAGTGAAGGCCTGGACGCCGACGTGCTCACCGCCGCGAGCGACCACCGGCCCGTCGTCGTCGACCTGCGCCTCAGTGGGGGGCGCGTTCGCGCCATCCAGGGTTGA
- a CDS encoding ArsA family ATPase, protein MRVLVFTGKGGVGKTTVSAATAAHAARQGVKTLVVSTDAAHSLGDALGVDLARDAVHEIEPGLSAVQVDTRARLAGSWSAVRTYLVDALAALDVDPADADELAALPGADDVATLLALREHAADAAWDLVVVDCAPTADTLRLLALPEALGRFVDRLVPAHRRLARALAPAVGLAAGVPAPGRDVLAALLRLRAELHDALSVVRSPQASVRLVLTPEAVVLAEARRTLTALSLHGFVVDGAVANRVIPDGPGSAWQQRWVQAQAGVLAEVRDSFGALPVSLLGYQPEEPVGVDALAALGADVVGAAGVEGLLEAPEGHEPLRVERLDDTYELVLRLPLTRAGDVELARRDDELVVGVGSLRRVLALPSVLRRCDVAGARFVGEALHVRFVPDADLWPAS, encoded by the coding sequence GTGCGCGTCCTGGTGTTCACCGGCAAAGGCGGGGTGGGCAAGACCACCGTGTCGGCCGCGACCGCTGCCCACGCGGCGCGCCAGGGGGTCAAGACCCTCGTGGTGTCGACGGACGCCGCCCACTCCCTGGGCGACGCGCTGGGTGTCGACCTCGCACGCGACGCCGTGCACGAGATCGAGCCGGGGCTGTCGGCCGTGCAGGTCGACACCCGAGCCCGGCTCGCCGGCAGCTGGAGCGCGGTGCGGACCTACCTGGTCGACGCCCTGGCGGCGCTCGACGTCGACCCCGCTGACGCCGACGAGCTCGCCGCCCTGCCCGGTGCCGACGACGTCGCGACGCTGCTGGCCCTGCGCGAGCACGCTGCGGACGCTGCGTGGGACCTCGTCGTCGTCGACTGCGCGCCCACGGCCGACACGCTGCGCCTGCTGGCCCTGCCGGAGGCGCTGGGTCGCTTCGTCGACCGCCTGGTGCCGGCCCACCGCCGGCTCGCCCGGGCTCTCGCACCCGCCGTCGGGCTGGCCGCCGGCGTGCCGGCTCCCGGGCGAGACGTGCTCGCGGCCCTGCTGCGACTGCGCGCTGAGCTGCACGACGCGCTGTCCGTCGTGCGCTCGCCACAGGCGTCCGTGCGGCTGGTGCTCACTCCCGAGGCGGTGGTGCTCGCGGAGGCTCGCCGCACTCTCACCGCGTTGTCGCTGCACGGCTTCGTCGTCGACGGCGCCGTCGCCAACCGGGTGATCCCCGACGGTCCGGGATCGGCCTGGCAGCAGCGCTGGGTGCAGGCGCAGGCCGGGGTGCTCGCCGAGGTGCGCGACTCGTTCGGCGCGCTGCCGGTGAGCCTGCTCGGCTACCAGCCGGAGGAGCCCGTGGGAGTCGACGCGCTCGCGGCTCTGGGCGCCGACGTCGTCGGTGCCGCTGGGGTCGAGGGACTGCTGGAGGCGCCGGAGGGCCACGAGCCGCTGCGCGTCGAGCGGCTCGACGACACCTACGAGCTGGTGCTGCGGCTGCCCCTCACCCGCGCCGGTGACGTCGAGCTGGCGCGCCGCGACGACGAGCTGGTGGTCGGCGTGGGATCCCTGCGGCGCGTGCTCGCCCTGCCGTCGGTGCTGCGGCGGTGCGACGTGGCCGGTGCGCGCTTCGTGGGCGAGGCGCTGCACGTGCGTTTCGTCCCCGACGCCGACCTGTGGCCCGCCTCGTGA